From a single Phorcysia thermohydrogeniphila genomic region:
- the fliF gene encoding flagellar basal-body MS-ring/collar protein FliF translates to MDVKSFKEKIETFIRNNANPKNIVLLLSVLTLVSFLAVFALRKGGEGNYAVLYTHLSPDDAGAILSVLQEERVPYRIEGGGSIILVPKDKVYDVRLKLAAKGLPHGKAVGFEIFDEPKLGTTQFQESVEFLRALEGELERTIKRLDPVKDVKVNIALPKDSLFVREEDEPKASVLVRLWEGRELSKEQVKAIVFLVSHAVPKLKPNNVTVVDNRGRVLSDLIEEEGDSLEVTREFEVKQRLEREIERKIQTMLSQVLGGGKVVVRASVEIEMGRVERQKELYDPDMTAVVSERKIQEKEEGRRRQEQGVPGTATNVPPVVNLEAGGGIVKREKKDVTTNYDVSKTVERSVTPIFRIKRISVGVLVDGKYQKVKDKDGNEIVKFVPRSEEEIKTYENIVKSAIGFDPKRGDRVTVASVPFEARELFAAPEGEKQFPWYYVAAAALLALGMGGFAAFKFIKGKKGAPTERPEVSEAILAEMKARAEHKEEFEEIRIEDDPVYVKVVEVARDYPELVANVISKWIREEGLAK, encoded by the coding sequence GTGGACGTAAAGAGTTTCAAGGAGAAGATAGAAACGTTTATAAGGAACAATGCCAACCCTAAGAATATAGTGCTCCTTCTTTCAGTTCTTACCCTCGTTTCTTTCCTTGCCGTTTTTGCTCTACGTAAAGGCGGGGAAGGGAACTACGCGGTTCTCTATACTCACCTAAGTCCTGACGATGCAGGAGCTATCCTTTCAGTCTTGCAGGAAGAAAGAGTTCCGTACCGAATAGAGGGTGGAGGAAGCATAATCCTTGTTCCAAAGGATAAAGTCTACGATGTAAGGCTAAAGCTTGCTGCTAAAGGTCTTCCCCACGGTAAAGCTGTAGGGTTTGAGATATTTGACGAGCCGAAACTTGGAACTACTCAGTTTCAGGAGAGCGTAGAGTTTTTAAGAGCTCTTGAGGGAGAGCTTGAGAGAACCATAAAAAGGCTTGACCCTGTTAAGGACGTTAAAGTAAACATTGCCCTTCCAAAAGATTCCCTCTTTGTTAGGGAAGAGGACGAGCCAAAGGCCTCTGTCCTTGTTAGGCTCTGGGAAGGTAGGGAACTTTCCAAAGAGCAGGTAAAGGCTATTGTTTTCTTGGTTTCTCATGCAGTTCCTAAGCTTAAGCCTAACAACGTGACCGTTGTTGATAACAGAGGTAGGGTTCTTTCCGACCTGATAGAGGAGGAAGGAGATTCTTTAGAAGTAACGAGGGAATTTGAGGTTAAACAGCGTTTAGAGAGGGAAATAGAGAGGAAGATTCAAACGATGCTCTCTCAAGTTCTTGGGGGAGGTAAGGTCGTAGTAAGGGCTTCTGTAGAAATAGAAATGGGAAGAGTAGAGAGGCAGAAGGAGCTCTACGATCCCGATATGACAGCCGTTGTGAGTGAGAGGAAGATTCAGGAAAAGGAGGAAGGCCGAAGGAGACAGGAGCAGGGCGTTCCGGGAACGGCAACAAACGTTCCGCCTGTTGTTAACCTTGAGGCTGGCGGGGGGATTGTTAAAAGGGAGAAAAAGGACGTTACGACGAACTATGACGTCTCAAAGACTGTGGAGAGGTCAGTTACTCCGATTTTTAGGATAAAGAGAATTAGCGTTGGTGTTCTTGTTGACGGAAAGTACCAGAAGGTTAAGGATAAGGACGGGAACGAGATAGTGAAGTTCGTCCCCCGTTCAGAGGAGGAAATAAAGACGTATGAGAATATTGTGAAGAGCGCAATAGGGTTTGACCCTAAACGTGGTGACAGGGTAACTGTGGCAAGCGTTCCATTTGAAGCGAGGGAACTCTTTGCGGCACCTGAAGGCGAAAAACAGTTCCCATGGTACTACGTTGCTGCTGCAGCGCTTCTTGCCTTAGGAATGGGAGGCTTTGCTGCTTTTAAGTTCATTAAAGGTAAGAAGGGAGCTCCTACTGAGAGGCCGGAAGTTTCTGAAGCCATACTTGCTGAGATGAAGGCAAGGGCTGAGCATAAGGAGGAGTTTGAGGAGATACGAATAGAGGACGACCCGGTTTACGTCAAGGTTGTTGAAGTGGCAAGGGACTATCCGGAGCTCGTTGCCAATGTTATTAGTAAGTGGATTAGGGAAGAAGGATTAGCCAAATGA
- the fliE gene encoding flagellar hook-basal body complex protein FliE, whose translation MKVSFDTNIGSTFGLEVKEKKVKSGFKELIENFIEDVNRDQLDAKAAEEALIKGNVENIEELMYRIEKAELSLRLLVEIRNKALESYQEIMRMQV comes from the coding sequence ATGAAGGTGAGTTTTGATACAAATATCGGTTCTACTTTTGGCTTGGAAGTGAAAGAGAAAAAAGTTAAGAGTGGTTTTAAGGAGCTTATTGAAAATTTCATAGAGGACGTTAACAGGGACCAGCTTGATGCAAAAGCAGCAGAGGAAGCCCTTATTAAGGGGAATGTGGAGAATATAGAGGAACTTATGTACCGTATTGAAAAGGCAGAGCTTTCTTTGAGGCTTTTAGTGGAGATAAGGAATAAAGCCCTTGAAAGCTACCAAGAAATCATGAGAATGCAGGTGTAG
- the flgC gene encoding flagellar basal body rod protein FlgC, producing the protein MLFKGLEISLTGMLAQRVRMDIHASNLANANSLDENGNPYRRKIPVFEAVLEDVGKTKAYRVRVKKIVEDPSPFKLKYDPSNPLADEKGYVKLPNVDPLREMVDMISAMRTYEANLTAFNTHKGMILSSLSLLKA; encoded by the coding sequence ATGCTCTTCAAAGGGCTTGAAATATCATTGACCGGTATGCTTGCCCAGAGAGTTAGAATGGACATCCACGCAAGTAACTTGGCAAATGCCAACTCTCTGGATGAGAACGGTAACCCTTATAGAAGGAAAATTCCCGTCTTTGAGGCAGTTCTTGAAGACGTTGGAAAGACAAAGGCCTATAGGGTGAGAGTTAAGAAGATTGTTGAGGATCCTTCTCCCTTTAAACTCAAGTACGACCCTTCAAACCCTCTTGCCGACGAAAAGGGTTACGTGAAGCTTCCCAACGTTGACCCTCTGAGAGAAATGGTTGACATGATATCGGCAATGAGAACTTATGAAGCTAACCTTACTGCTTTCAATACTCACAAGGGAATGATACTTAGCTCCTTAAGTCTACTCAAAGCGTAA
- the flgB gene encoding flagellar basal body rod protein FlgB yields MGGLFEELEPIAKVASFYFERSKVIQGNIANADTPFYKPRDLVFEKELEETLRLKRTDPRHIEPSGEGGGYRVVELNDVNGYDANKVNLDKELAKLAETALMTRALNEVLRKEIGKLKLSILGR; encoded by the coding sequence GTGGGAGGACTTTTTGAAGAACTTGAGCCGATTGCAAAAGTAGCATCTTTCTACTTTGAACGTTCTAAGGTTATACAGGGTAACATCGCAAATGCAGATACCCCATTCTATAAGCCCCGTGACCTCGTCTTTGAAAAAGAGCTTGAAGAAACGCTAAGGCTTAAAAGAACTGACCCTCGCCATATTGAGCCTTCAGGCGAAGGTGGCGGTTATAGGGTAGTAGAGCTAAACGACGTAAACGGCTACGACGCGAATAAAGTAAACCTTGACAAGGAACTTGCTAAGCTTGCTGAAACTGCTTTAATGACGAGAGCTCTCAACGAGGTTCTACGAAAAGAAATTGGCAAACTAAAGCTTAGCATTCTGGGGAGGTAA
- a CDS encoding tetratricopeptide repeat protein produces MWLLRIFILCLFILSSTSHAFEVDKDKKTFEKGVRQYSIGSYSTALEYFFRLLKPDSPYYRDTLLMLSRTYFAIGKKIGKKQYLWQALNYLQLYFIAMGDRELPWDYYYMKARIYESLGFYEQSLAIYRVAFLKAKTEKERIKTTVGIIRTAVWVRRPDVVEEYYILISTAKLSPEEEREVEFVRGLMLFSRGDYRKALPHFLKVYRKYENYLIDNPEYYFLVAENIYRVGNLTLAEQLLRRIVSLTRSKEVIRKSILRLGDIELRKGNKKLAFVYYYSVIRDAPKSQEAEVARLKIIPMMRDPEIKYRTTLTEDEAFKDSIKYIAHLLVNYRTTYVGIYALADLGYLIFDIGAPKSTFERLLWEVSLVFPEQVKYEQREFLRLLWTPYLLRLPSDKLCKLYRSNTRFFKEIFTREVLLKVAGALKSCNMRRLRIDLLRFMVKKWNSDNDMILMAQALYDNKDFLDAYNVLKKVRNKKLCGYQKLLFKLGIFLERSVPSNLKILKNSCAKEKDPEVPAIFIYYLVKNGKLDESFRVFDRNREMLRKAYGSVPVVKAALSVLMEKAVAEERYGQAYSISRELVDGGYLDCYTGSILVISGVRLGKVSEVSEVIEKLKGCRDTISRLAKTVYSDARLEEALRGGRTF; encoded by the coding sequence ATGTGGCTGCTTAGGATTTTTATTCTGTGTCTTTTCATACTTTCTTCTACCTCACATGCCTTTGAAGTTGATAAGGACAAGAAAACCTTTGAAAAAGGAGTTAGACAGTACAGTATAGGCTCCTACTCTACGGCTCTTGAGTATTTCTTTCGGCTGTTAAAACCGGATTCTCCTTACTATAGAGATACTCTTTTAATGCTCTCGCGAACCTATTTCGCTATAGGCAAAAAGATTGGAAAAAAACAGTACTTATGGCAGGCGCTTAACTATTTACAGCTCTACTTTATAGCTATGGGGGATAGGGAGCTCCCTTGGGACTACTACTACATGAAAGCAAGGATTTACGAGAGCTTAGGTTTCTACGAGCAGTCCTTGGCTATCTACAGGGTAGCCTTCCTGAAAGCTAAGACAGAGAAGGAAAGGATAAAAACCACCGTTGGAATAATCAGAACGGCAGTTTGGGTTAGGAGGCCTGACGTTGTTGAGGAGTACTACATACTGATAAGCACTGCGAAATTATCGCCTGAGGAGGAGAGGGAAGTTGAGTTTGTAAGGGGGCTTATGCTTTTTAGTCGCGGTGATTACAGAAAGGCTCTCCCTCACTTCTTAAAAGTCTACCGCAAATATGAGAACTACCTGATAGATAACCCTGAGTACTACTTCTTGGTGGCAGAGAACATCTACAGGGTAGGTAATCTGACCCTTGCAGAACAGCTTCTTAGGAGAATAGTAAGCCTTACAAGGAGTAAGGAAGTTATAAGAAAGTCCATTCTGAGACTGGGGGATATAGAGCTCCGAAAAGGTAACAAAAAACTGGCTTTTGTCTACTACTACTCCGTAATCAGGGATGCGCCAAAGTCTCAGGAAGCAGAGGTAGCAAGGTTAAAGATAATTCCCATGATGAGGGACCCAGAAATCAAGTATAGGACTACCCTTACAGAAGACGAGGCTTTTAAGGACTCTATAAAGTACATCGCCCATCTACTCGTTAACTACAGAACGACTTACGTCGGTATATACGCTTTGGCAGACCTTGGCTACCTCATATTTGACATCGGTGCACCCAAAAGCACTTTTGAAAGGCTTCTCTGGGAAGTATCCCTCGTTTTCCCCGAGCAGGTAAAGTACGAGCAAAGGGAATTCCTGAGGTTACTTTGGACACCTTACCTTTTAAGGCTTCCGTCTGATAAACTCTGCAAGCTCTACCGCTCAAACACGCGTTTCTTTAAGGAAATTTTCACAAGAGAAGTTCTTTTAAAGGTGGCTGGGGCTCTGAAAAGTTGCAATATGCGCCGTTTGAGAATAGACCTTCTCAGGTTTATGGTTAAAAAGTGGAACTCCGATAATGATATGATTCTTATGGCTCAAGCCTTGTACGATAATAAAGACTTCCTTGATGCCTATAATGTCCTTAAGAAAGTCAGAAATAAGAAACTCTGTGGTTACCAAAAACTCCTCTTTAAGCTCGGTATTTTCCTTGAAAGGAGTGTTCCGTCCAATTTAAAAATACTTAAAAATTCTTGTGCTAAGGAAAAAGACCCAGAGGTACCTGCCATTTTCATTTACTATCTTGTTAAAAATGGTAAACTTGATGAGAGTTTCAGAGTCTTTGACAGGAACAGAGAGATGCTAAGGAAAGCTTACGGTTCTGTTCCTGTTGTCAAAGCTGCCCTTAGCGTTCTTATGGAAAAAGCAGTGGCGGAGGAGCGGTACGGCCAAGCTTACAGTATAAGCCGAGAGCTCGTTGATGGCGGTTACCTTGATTGCTATACAGGGAGTATCTTGGTAATCTCAGGAGTTCGGCTTGGAAAGGTAAGCGAAGTTTCGGAGGTTATAGAAAAACTCAAGGGATGTAGGGACACTATCTCCCGACTTGCTAAAACGGTATACTCTGACGCAAGGCTTGAGGAGGCGCTGAGAGGTGGGAGGACTTTTTGA
- a CDS encoding sigma-70 family RNA polymerase sigma factor, which translates to MYTKTRKELVLEHLPLVKKVASKIYKRIPEGAVEFEELVNTGVIGLIKAIDRYDENKAKFSTYAYIKIRGEILDYLRKLDFLPRNVREKVKSGELDALKEEIAAFVSLEEKLFADSDRFTVKDILSSSDRSPEEEVILAELRQKLAEAISKLPEKEQLVLQLIFVEELDLRSISEILGVSVSRVSQLKASAIKRLKSLISDSV; encoded by the coding sequence ATGTACACAAAAACAAGAAAAGAGCTGGTCCTTGAGCACTTACCACTGGTTAAAAAGGTTGCCAGTAAGATCTACAAGAGGATTCCGGAAGGTGCCGTTGAGTTTGAGGAGCTGGTAAACACTGGTGTTATTGGTCTCATCAAGGCTATAGATAGGTACGATGAGAATAAGGCTAAGTTCTCAACATACGCTTACATAAAGATTAGAGGCGAGATATTAGATTACCTGAGGAAGCTTGACTTCCTGCCAAGGAACGTTAGAGAAAAGGTTAAAAGCGGAGAGCTTGACGCTCTAAAGGAAGAAATAGCAGCCTTCGTTAGTCTTGAGGAGAAACTGTTTGCAGACTCTGACAGGTTTACTGTAAAGGATATTCTCTCCTCCTCTGACAGGTCGCCGGAAGAGGAAGTAATATTAGCGGAGCTCCGCCAAAAGCTGGCCGAGGCTATTTCTAAACTTCCCGAAAAAGAACAGCTTGTCCTGCAGCTTATTTTTGTTGAGGAGCTTGACTTAAGGTCAATCTCAGAGATTCTGGGAGTTTCGGTTTCTAGGGTTTCTCAGCTCAAAGCTTCTGCCATCAAGAGGCTGAAGAGTCTTATTTCCGATTCAGTATAA
- a CDS encoding AAA family ATPase translates to MSSQAENLLRLIKSKENLSGKAKVLSFASGKGGVGKTGVSVSMAYVLANLFDKKVLLLDCDIGLGNVHILLGLEPNKNLKAVLEGAHIREVIQPVYNFDVVLGFSGIDSIDDLESADTANLFLQLEEVISEYDYVLIDNSAGLNRHTIGFSRVATTTYIITTPEPTALTDAYAFIKSLYKLYGYSSFKVVVNMCQTRSEGFETFERLQFSAKNFLGISLKLAGVLPRSRNVARSLRGKALVVKDYPSDPYSVEIRKIAQLETGEALPEEKEGFIARLLRILREGV, encoded by the coding sequence ATGAGTTCTCAGGCAGAAAATCTGTTAAGGCTAATAAAGAGCAAGGAGAACCTATCCGGCAAGGCTAAGGTCCTTTCTTTTGCCAGTGGAAAAGGAGGGGTAGGAAAAACAGGCGTTTCTGTATCTATGGCCTACGTTCTTGCGAACCTGTTTGACAAGAAGGTTCTTTTACTTGACTGTGACATAGGACTTGGTAACGTTCACATTCTCTTGGGACTTGAGCCTAATAAGAACCTTAAAGCTGTGCTTGAAGGAGCTCACATTAGGGAAGTGATACAGCCTGTTTACAACTTTGATGTCGTTCTAGGGTTTTCCGGTATAGATTCCATAGACGACCTTGAATCGGCCGATACTGCCAACCTCTTTCTCCAGCTTGAGGAGGTAATTTCAGAGTACGACTACGTTCTAATAGATAACTCGGCCGGACTTAACCGTCACACGATAGGTTTCTCTCGGGTAGCTACAACGACCTACATTATAACGACGCCTGAGCCTACAGCCCTTACCGACGCATACGCTTTTATAAAATCCCTCTACAAGCTCTACGGTTACAGTAGCTTTAAGGTTGTTGTGAATATGTGTCAGACACGCTCTGAAGGATTTGAGACCTTTGAAAGGCTCCAGTTCTCTGCTAAGAACTTCTTAGGTATCTCCTTAAAGCTTGCAGGAGTTCTGCCCCGTTCAAGGAACGTAGCAAGAAGCCTTAGGGGAAAAGCTCTTGTTGTGAAAGACTACCCGTCAGACCCTTATTCTGTTGAAATCAGGAAGATAGCCCAGCTTGAAACGGGTGAAGCTCTTCCAGAGGAGAAAGAGGGTTTTATTGCGAGACTTCTCCGTATCCTTAGGGAAGGAGTGTAG
- a CDS encoding flagellar biosynthesis protein FlhF — protein MTVKVFEGEDLELLIEKAKRELGQNLDILYYEVEKKRSIFPFFKKKYYRLFVAPKKEEEESPKVLELKEEIAELKEMLEEFMKTPSSSPTPLPPVPEHVPSPEVACDSKVFTEFTGDAVELIQTLVAKGVKPEIAEEVVREACGLDIETEKLDLNTTTFREALIKGISAKVNFTGEFEVTPGEKAVFAFVGPTGVGKTTNLFKIASKLVIEKELKVGVITTDTFKVGAVQQARTYASILNIPFFVVTDPKKLKETLEKVENLDVVLIDTVGRSHYDYFRLGEIKAILSGANIPMKVVLLVSCNYQTHEAVEVVNRYRTFFPISSLFFTKVDETSRPGILLNLPILTELPVSYISTGQRVPEDIKLLTPETMADYLLGK, from the coding sequence ATGACTGTAAAGGTGTTTGAAGGAGAGGATTTGGAGCTCCTCATAGAGAAGGCAAAGAGGGAGCTCGGTCAGAATTTAGACATCCTCTACTACGAGGTGGAGAAAAAGAGGAGCATCTTTCCCTTCTTCAAGAAGAAGTATTACAGACTTTTTGTTGCCCCTAAGAAAGAGGAGGAGGAATCCCCGAAGGTTTTGGAACTTAAAGAGGAGATAGCAGAGCTTAAAGAGATGCTTGAAGAATTCATGAAGACTCCTTCCTCTTCTCCTACCCCTTTGCCTCCTGTGCCAGAGCATGTCCCTTCTCCTGAAGTTGCCTGTGATAGTAAGGTTTTCACAGAATTTACCGGAGATGCAGTTGAGCTAATACAGACCCTTGTTGCTAAAGGAGTAAAGCCGGAGATAGCCGAAGAGGTTGTAAGGGAAGCCTGTGGGCTTGATATAGAGACCGAGAAGCTTGATTTAAACACCACTACTTTCAGGGAAGCCTTAATAAAAGGTATTAGCGCAAAGGTGAACTTTACCGGTGAGTTTGAAGTAACGCCGGGCGAAAAGGCCGTGTTTGCTTTTGTCGGTCCTACCGGGGTCGGGAAGACAACCAACCTGTTTAAGATTGCTTCTAAGCTTGTCATAGAGAAGGAGCTAAAAGTTGGCGTTATAACTACTGACACCTTTAAGGTTGGGGCGGTTCAGCAGGCAAGGACGTATGCTTCTATACTGAACATTCCCTTCTTTGTAGTTACCGACCCCAAAAAGCTGAAAGAGACCCTTGAGAAGGTGGAGAACTTAGACGTTGTGCTGATAGATACCGTTGGCAGAAGTCACTACGATTATTTCCGTCTTGGAGAAATAAAGGCCATACTCTCAGGTGCCAATATTCCAATGAAGGTGGTGCTACTTGTGAGCTGCAACTATCAAACTCACGAGGCTGTGGAGGTGGTCAATAGGTATCGCACCTTTTTCCCTATAAGTTCCCTCTTTTTCACCAAGGTTGATGAAACTTCTCGGCCGGGAATTCTTCTTAATCTACCAATCTTGACGGAGCTCCCGGTTTCTTACATAAGTACCGGTCAAAGGGTTCCAGAAGACATTAAACTATTAACACCTGAAACTATGGCAGATTACCTTTTAGGGAAGTAG
- the flhA gene encoding flagellar biosynthesis protein FlhA, which translates to MRETVSLYYSKFYRYSDIIFVVLILAILASMILPIPPFFLDVLLTTSITFSLVILMATVYINHPLELSSFPSLLLLATLFRLSLNVATTRRILLHGHEGPDAAGSVIKAFGKFVVGGNYVVGIVVFLILVVINYIVITKGTERISEVAARFTLDAMPGKQMSIDADLNAGLIDEKEARRRREEIAREADFYGAMDGASKFIRGDAIAGIIITLINILGGLAIGVFQHNMGFADAAKTFTLLTVGDGLVSQIPSLITSTAAGLMVTRAAAETDLGREIFKQLTGYYKALFMASGALAVIGIVPGMPTLPFALLSALIAGIAYMVYQSAKQKEIEEAEKKAKELLKQAEKQEEKPEDIVVQPEPLTLEIGYSLIPYVDESQNGEIVKKIKSLRKQLAKELGIIIPLVHLKDNLELKPGEYRILLKDVEIARGEVVPGKYLAIDTGGVKGKVNGIPTKEPAFGLTAYWVDEENRDRAKLLGYTVVDVPTVIVTHLSEVIKKHAHEIVGRADVKRLVDNLSKKYPVVKEIVPEQVPLGILTKVVQGLLKEGIPVKDLLTIIEAVSDNIDRTRDPDLLTEFARQALSRLITNMYARNGTIIALSLDPSTEEYIMEKVKENGGFLPPLDPVFVQNLVRSISQSLEKFIINQVTPVLITSPAVRRFVKRIIEPYLPSVAVLSYTEIEPGAKVNIVGTVKGR; encoded by the coding sequence ATGAGGGAGACGGTAAGTCTTTACTACAGCAAGTTTTATCGCTACTCGGACATAATATTTGTCGTTCTCATTCTTGCCATTTTAGCTTCTATGATACTTCCTATCCCTCCTTTTTTCCTTGACGTTCTCCTAACTACAAGCATCACTTTCTCCTTAGTGATTCTAATGGCAACTGTATACATCAACCATCCCTTAGAGCTCTCCTCCTTTCCCTCTCTCCTCCTCCTTGCTACTCTCTTTCGCCTTTCCCTTAACGTGGCGACGACGAGGAGAATTCTTCTTCACGGTCACGAGGGACCCGACGCTGCCGGTAGCGTTATAAAAGCCTTTGGAAAGTTCGTTGTCGGTGGTAACTACGTTGTAGGAATTGTCGTTTTCCTGATACTGGTCGTTATCAACTACATCGTCATCACGAAAGGAACGGAAAGGATTTCAGAGGTTGCCGCAAGGTTTACCCTTGACGCTATGCCGGGAAAGCAGATGAGTATAGACGCTGACCTTAACGCAGGTTTAATAGACGAGAAGGAGGCAAGGAGGAGAAGGGAGGAGATTGCCCGTGAGGCGGACTTTTACGGAGCTATGGACGGTGCTTCTAAGTTCATAAGGGGCGATGCAATAGCTGGAATAATCATAACCCTCATAAACATCCTCGGTGGCCTCGCAATCGGTGTTTTCCAGCATAACATGGGATTTGCCGACGCTGCAAAGACGTTTACTCTCCTTACGGTTGGTGATGGTTTAGTTTCACAGATTCCTTCCCTTATTACTTCTACTGCCGCAGGATTGATGGTTACTAGGGCGGCCGCCGAGACAGACCTTGGACGGGAGATATTCAAACAGCTTACCGGTTACTACAAGGCTCTCTTTATGGCTTCTGGAGCTCTCGCCGTTATCGGCATTGTTCCCGGAATGCCAACTCTTCCCTTTGCTCTCCTGTCAGCCCTTATAGCCGGCATTGCCTACATGGTTTACCAGTCGGCAAAACAAAAAGAGATAGAGGAGGCGGAGAAGAAGGCAAAGGAGCTCCTAAAGCAGGCAGAGAAACAGGAGGAAAAGCCGGAGGACATAGTCGTTCAGCCGGAGCCTCTTACACTTGAGATTGGCTACTCTTTAATCCCTTACGTTGATGAGTCCCAGAACGGCGAGATAGTGAAGAAGATAAAAAGCCTGAGAAAGCAGCTTGCGAAGGAACTTGGAATTATCATTCCGCTTGTTCACCTTAAGGATAACCTTGAGCTAAAGCCCGGTGAGTACAGGATTCTCCTAAAAGACGTTGAGATTGCAAGAGGAGAGGTTGTCCCCGGTAAGTACCTTGCCATTGATACAGGTGGTGTTAAAGGAAAGGTAAATGGAATTCCAACGAAAGAGCCTGCCTTTGGCCTTACAGCTTACTGGGTGGATGAAGAAAACAGGGATAGGGCTAAGCTACTTGGCTATACGGTGGTTGATGTTCCTACTGTTATAGTCACTCACCTTTCGGAGGTTATCAAGAAGCACGCCCACGAAATTGTTGGAAGAGCTGATGTAAAGCGCCTTGTAGATAACCTTTCAAAGAAGTACCCGGTCGTAAAAGAGATTGTTCCGGAACAGGTACCCTTAGGCATTTTGACAAAGGTTGTTCAGGGACTACTTAAAGAAGGTATACCTGTAAAGGACCTCCTTACGATTATAGAGGCCGTCTCCGATAACATTGATAGGACGAGAGACCCTGACCTCCTTACAGAGTTTGCCCGTCAAGCCCTCTCACGCTTAATAACCAACATGTACGCGAGGAATGGAACCATCATTGCCCTTTCCCTTGACCCTTCTACTGAGGAGTACATAATGGAAAAGGTAAAAGAGAACGGAGGTTTTCTCCCTCCCCTTGACCCAGTTTTTGTCCAGAACCTTGTAAGGAGTATCAGTCAGAGCCTTGAAAAATTTATAATAAATCAGGTTACGCCTGTTTTAATAACGTCGCCCGCGGTAAGGCGGTTTGTTAAAAGGATAATAGAGCCCTATTTGCCATCTGTAGCGGTTCTCTCTTACACCGAGATTGAGCCGGGAGCTAAGGTAAACATAGTTGGGACGGTTAAAGGAAGATGA
- a CDS encoding flagellar biosynthesis protein FlgJ, which produces MVEKIGKAYWDIVSIQQIKEPKEAIKEFEAYLFRIFLKEARKSIPEGLFSSFSSKFYYDLLDMEMAEVASQTDPLKFEILFEKAIASYSQFSKESK; this is translated from the coding sequence ATGGTTGAGAAAATAGGAAAAGCCTACTGGGATATAGTTTCTATCCAGCAGATAAAAGAGCCCAAAGAGGCTATAAAGGAGTTTGAGGCGTACCTCTTTAGAATTTTCCTGAAAGAAGCCCGCAAGTCTATTCCTGAAGGACTCTTTAGCTCTTTTTCTTCTAAGTTCTACTATGACCTACTTGATATGGAGATGGCAGAGGTAGCTTCCCAGACAGACCCTCTTAAGTTTGAGATTCTATTTGAAAAGGCTATAGCAAGCTACTCACAGTTTTCAAAGGAATCCAAATGA